The sequence below is a genomic window from Streptomyces sudanensis.
TCCGGCTGCAGTCCGGCGACGGCGACAGCGCCACCCGGACGGCCGTCACCGCCGTCTGGGGCGCCGGCGCCTTCGGCCTGCTCGGCGCGCTCGTGTGGCCCCTGGTCGTCCGGGCGCTGCTGCTCGTCCCGGCGCTCGTCCTCGGCGTGCTGGTCTTCTTCCTCAACGGCTCGCTGCTGCTGGTCGCGCTCTGGCTCGTCCCCGGCGGTCGCGGCGAGGCCGAGCCGGAGAACGCCGTCGCCGTCGCCGCCGTCATGTCCGCCGTGGCGTCCGCGACCTCCACCGCCCTCGCCGTCCGCGACGACGACGCCTACGGCCGGCGCCTGTACCGGCTCGCCGGCCGCCGCCGCACCGCCCCCGACCCCGGCGCCGCGCCCGGCACGGTCTTCCTGCAGCTCGACGGCGTCGGCCACCGCGTGCTGCGCGACGCCCTGGACGCCGGGCTGATGCCGACGCTCGCCGCCTGGGAGGCCACCACCCACCGGCTCGCCCCGTGGCGCACCGGCTGGTCCAGCCAGACCGGCGCCAGCCAGCTCGCCCTGCTGCACGGCACCGACCACGACGTGCCCGCGTTCCGCTGGTACGAGAAGGACACCGGCCGCCTCATGGTGTGCAACCGGCCCGCGACCGCCGCCGAGCTCCAGCGCCGCGCCGCCGCCCGCACCGGCGACCCCGGGCTCCTCGCCCGCGACGGGGCCAGCCGGGGCAACCTCTTCGGCGGCGGCGCGGACCAGCTCGCCCTGGTGCTGTCGGTCTCCGGCCGGCGCGGCCCCGGCATCCGCTCCCGCGCCGGGTACGTCGCCTACTTCCGGGACCCGGCCAACGCCACCCGCACCGCGGTGTCGTTCGTCGCGGAGGTGTTCCGGGAGGCCGGCGAGGCGCTCGCCGCCCGGCTGCGGGGCGACCGGCCGCGCGTGCCGCGCGGCGGCCCGTACCCGTTCGTCCGGGCCTTCGCCGCGGTCGTGGAGCGGGACGTGGTGGTCGCGGCCGTGATGGGCGACGTGCTGGCCGGGCGGAGCGCCGTCTACGCCGACCTCGTGGCGTACGACGAGGTCGCCCACCACTCGGGGCCGTACGGGCAGGAGGCGGCGAGGGTCCTCACCCGTCTCGACCGGTGCGTCGGGCTGATCGCGAAGGCCGCGGGGCACGCCCCCCGCCCGTACCGGATCGTGGTCCTCTCCGACCACGGGCAGAGCTTCGGCGAGACCTTCGAGAGCGCCTACGGGCTGACGCTGCGGGACCTCGTACGGGTCGGCTGCGGCCTGCCGGTGTCCCGGCGGGCCCGGCGCGTCGCGGGCGGCGCGGAGGCCCGGGGCGCGCTGCGCGGCGCCCTGCACCGGCCGGTCGAGGAGGACCGGGCCGGGGAGCGCCCGGCACGCGGCGCGGAACCGCTGGTGCTGGCGTCGGGGAACCTCGGGCTCGTGTACTTCCCCGACGTGCCGCACCGGATGTCGCGCCAGGAGATCGACCGCCGCCACTCGGGGCTGCTGCCGGCCCTCGCCGGCCATCCGGGCGTCGGTTTCGTCCTGGTGCGCTGCGAGCGGCACGGCTCGGTGGTGCTCGCGGCGGACGGCTCCGAGACGCCGGTCGCGGACCTGGCCGACGGGGTGGGGCCGCTCGCCGCGTTCGGGCCGGGCGCCGCCCGCGCGATCCGCCGCGCCGACGGCTTCCCGCACGTCGCGGACATCATGGTCAACTCCGCGTACGACCCGCGGACCGACCGGGTGCACGCCTTCGAGGACCAGGTCGGCTCGCACGGCGGACTCGGCGGCGACCAGGGCGAGGCGTTCCTGCTGTGGCCGCGCGAGCTGTCGGCGCCCGTCGCGGCGGGGGAGACGCTGGTGGGCGCCGAGGCCCTGCACCGCGTGCTGCGCCGCTGGCTGGAGGAGGGGCGGACCCCCGGCGGACGCGCCGGGACGCANCCCGCCCCGGCACGCGAACAACCNNCCNCCTTATACCCNNCACNGACACCCCGCCCCCGCCCGTACCGGACCGGAAGGGGTGACGCCGCCGCCCCGGACCGCGTCCCGGCCAGGGGTACCGGCGGGTGCGCCGCCCGTACCGGCGCGGCCTGCGCCGGCCGGATCAGCGGGTGCTCCTCGGCGCCCCGCCGCACCGGCGCCGGCACGGTGTGGGCCGGGGTTCAGGCCAGTTCCAGCGCCCCCACCGTCTGCCCCCCGCTGACCTCCCCGGTCGGCCGGAAGCCGAGCGCCCGGTAGAAGCCCTCCGGGCCGTCCGGTCCGGGGTGCCAGGTGGTCGTCAGGCGCGTGCCGCCCCGGGCGCGGATCTCGGCCGCCACGGCCTCCACCGCGAAGCGCCCGTAGCCGCGCCCCTGCCTTCCGTCGGCGATGGTGAGGCGCCAGAGCCCGGAGCGCAGGTCGGTGCCCCCGCCGGTCCAGTCGATGTCGAAGAAGGCCATGAGGAACCCGACGGCCTCGTCGCCGTCGCAGACGAGCCGGGGCCAGGCGACGCCGGGGTGGACGTACGCCTCGGCGAGGGACCTCACCACCGGTGCCACCAGGTGCTCCTGGTCGGATCGGACCCTCAGCCCGATCGCCGTCTCGAAGTTCTCGGGGGTGATCTCCCGCAGGTGGGGTGAAGTCGGCATGTCCGCACCCTATGCGGGTACCGCAAGCGGTTTTCGGCGTCCGCCGCCCCGTCCGCCGCCACCCNNNNNNNCGCNNNNNNCNGCCGCCGGATCAGCNGCCGTGCCCGCCGCTGCCCCCGCACACCCGGATCGTCCCGCCGTGCGCGCCGGACCGCCCCCGGTCAGGGGGCGCCGGCCGCCGGCAGGTCCGCCGCCGCCCGTACCAGCGCGTCCAGCACCGGCCGGATCAGCGGGTGCTCCTCGGCGCCCCGCCGCACCGCCGCGAACACCCGGCGGAACGCCGCCGGGCCCGCCACCGGCCGCACCACCACGCCCTTCAGTTCGATGCCGCGCAGCGCCGAACGCGGCACCAGGGCGACGCCCGCGCCCGCGCCCGCCAGCGCCACGACCGCGCGGAAGTCGTCCGACACGTGCACCAGCCGCGGCTCGAAACCCGCCAGCTCGCAGGCGAGCAGCACCATGTCGTGACAGGGGTTGCCCGGCGACTGGCCGATCCAGTCGCTGCCCGCCAGCGCCGCCAGCGCCACCTCCGGCTCCTGCGCCAGGGGGTGACCCGCGTGGAGCACCGCGTCGAACGGCTCCGCGTACAGCGGCACCCGTGCCAGCCGCCGGTCGCCCTCGCGCGGCGCGCCCCGGTACTCCACCGCCAGCGCCAGGTCGGCCCCGCCGTCCAGGACGAGCGGCAGCGACTCGTCGCCCTCCGCGTCCCGCACGCGCAGCCGGATCCCCGGGTGCCGCTCGGCGAGCCGTTCGATCGCCGGGGCCAGCACCTCCGCGATGCCCGTCGCGAACGCCGCGACCGTCACCTCGCCCGCCGTCCCGTCCGCGTACGCCGCGAGCTCCGCCTCGGCGCGCTCCAGCTGCGCCAGCACCTCGTTGGCGTGCTCCAGGAGGATCTCCCCGGCCGGGGTGAGCCGCACCCCCCGGCCGCTGCGGGTCAGCAGGGTGTGTCCGGTCTCCTGCTCCAGCGCGGCGAGCTGCTGGGAGACGGCGGACGGCGTGAGGTACAGCGCTGCGGCCGCGGCGGTCACCGTGCGGTGGTCCGCCGCGGCCCGCAGGATGCGCAGCCGGCGGGGGTCGATCACCCTGCCATTGTCACCCGGCGGCCACCGGGCGGCGCCACGCCCGCCCCGGCCGCCGGGACGGGCGTCAGGCGCCCATCGCCGCCCGGGCGTCGACGAACGCCGCCACCGCGCGCTCCACGTCCGCCGTGGAGTGCGCCGCCGAGAGCTGCACCCGGATCCGGGCCTGGCCCATCGGCACCACCGGGTACGAGAACCCGATCACGTACACGCCGCGCTCCAGCAGCAGCTCCGCCATCCGCGCCGCCTTCGCCGCGTCCCCGATCATCACGGGCGCGATCGCGTGGTCGCCGGGCAGGATCTCGAAGCCCTCCTCCGCCATCCGCGTGCGGAACAGCTTCGTGTTCGCGTCGAGCCGTTCCCGCAGGTCGCCCGCCGACTCCAGCAGGTCGAGGACCTTCAGCGACGCGGCGGCGATCACCGGGGCGAGCGAGTTGGAGAACAGGTACGGGCGGGACCGCTGGCGCAGCAGCTCCACGATCTCCGCGCGGGCCGCCACGTAGCCGCCGGACGCGCCGCCCAGCGCCTTGCCGAGGGTGCCGGTGACGATGTCCACGCGGTCCGCCACGCCGTGCAGCTCCGGCGTGCCCCGGCCGCCCGCGCCGACGAAGCCGACGGCGTGCGAGTCGTCGACCATGACCATCGCGTCGTACCGGTCGGCGAGGTCGCAGATCTCCCGCAGCGGCGCCACGTAGCCGTCCATGGAGAACACGCCGTCGGTGACGATCAGCCGGCGCCGGGCGCCCGACGCCTCCTTCAGCCGGGTCTCCAGCTCCGCCATGTCGCGGTTGGCGTACCGGTACCGGGCGGCCTTCGACAGGCGGATGCCATCGATGATCGAGGCGTGGTTCAGGGCGTCGGAGATCACCGCGTCCTCGGCGCCGAGGAGGGTCTCGAAGACGCCGCCGTTCGCGTCGAAGCAGGAGGAGTACAGGATCGTGTCCTCCTGCCCGAGGAACGCCGACAGCCTCCGCTCCAGCTCCTTGTGGATCTCCTGGGTGCCGCAGATGAACCGCACGGACGCCATGCCGTAGCCCCACCGGTCCAGGGCGTCCTTGGCCGCCGCCACCACCTCCGGGTGGTCGGCCAGGCCCAGGTAGTTGTTGGCGCAGAAGTTCAGCACGTCACCGGGCGCACCGCCGGCGGTGACGGCGACGGACGCGGACTGGGGGGTGCCGATGACCCGCTCGGGCTTGTAGAGCCCGGCGTCGCGGATCTCGTCGAGGGCGGCGCGCAGCTCGTCGCGGACGGACACGAACATGAGGGGTACTCCTAGGAATCGCGGTGGCCGGGGGAGCGGGAGGGGGACGCGGCGGCCCGCGTCACGCGTCCCAGTTCAGGATGATCTTGCCGCTGCGGGCCGTCGACGCCTCGTCGAACGCGGCGTCGAAGTCCTTGTACGCGTACGTCCCGGTGACCACCGGGCTCAGGTCGAGACCGCCTTCCAGCAGCACCGTCATGGCGTACCAGGTCTCGAACATCTCCCGGCCGTAGATGCCCTTGACCGTGATCATCGAGGTCACGATCCTCGACCAGTCGACCGGGAACTCCTCCGCCGGCAGGCCCAGCATCGCGATGCGGCCGCCGTGGGTCATGTTGGCGACCATCTCGCGCATCGCCTCGGGGCGGCCGGACATCTCCAGGCCGACGTCGAAGCCCTCCCGCAGCCCCAGCTGCTTCTGCGCGTCCGCGACGCTCGTCCGCGCGACGTTCACCGCGAGGGTCGCGCCGACCTTGCGGGCCAGCTCCAGGCGGGGCTCGCTCACGTCGGTGATCACCACGTTGCGCGCACCGGCGTGCCGGGCCACGGCCGCCGCCATGATGCCGATCGGCCCGGCGCCCGTGATCAGCACGTCCTCGCCGACCAGGGGGAACGACAGCGCCGTGTGCACCGCGTTGCCGAACGGGTCGAAGATCGCCGCGATGTCGAGGTCCACCTCGGTGCGGTGCACCCAGACGTTCGACGCGGGCAGCGCCACGTACTCGGCGAACGCCCCGTTCCGCCCGACGCCCAGCCCGACCGTCGCCCGGCACAGGTGGCGGCGGCCCGCCAGGCAGTTGCGGCACCTGCCGCACACCAGGTGCCCCTCGCCGCTGACCAGGTCGCCCACCGCGATGTCCCGCACGTCGGAGCCGACCGCGGCGACCTCGCCGACGAACTCGTGGCCCAGGACCAGCGGCGTCGACACGGCCTGCTGCGCCCAGCCGTCCCACGCGCGGATGTGCAGGTCGGTCCCGCAGATACCGGTGCGCAGCACCCTGATCAGCACGTCGCCGGGGCCGGTCTCGGGCTCGGGGACGTCCATCAGCCACAGGCCGGGCTCGGCCTTCTGCTTGACAAGGGCCTTCATCGCGGTGACTCCAGGCGGGAAGAGGGGTGAACGCGACCAATCTGCCGACCCGGAGGGGCCGCGTCCATCGAGGTTTTCTTAAGTAGTCCCACAGCCTGGCTTCACGCGCTCCACCGGACGGGCGACACCCTCCTGGACCACACGACGGGGCTAAGGGGGCGGGTGAGGGGTAGTCGGCGTCGTGAGAGCCGGACGGCGGCACCCGCCGCCCCGCGAGAAAGAGGCCGCTCCATGACCACGCACCCCCGCACGACGGCCGCCCGGACCCCCGTGCAGAAGGCCGCGCTCCTGGTGGGCTCGGTGTTCCTGCTGGTGGGGATCCTCGGCTTCATCCCCGGGATCACGACGGACTACGACACGATGAAGTTCGCCGAGCACCACTCCGAAGCCAAGCTGCTGGGCCTGTTCCAGGTGTCGATCCTGCACAACATCGTGCACCTGCTGTTCGGCATCGCGGGCATCGCCATGGCCCGCTCGGCCTCCACGGCCCGCAACTTCCTCATCGGGGGCGGCATCGTCTACCTGCTCCTGTGGCTCTACGGCCTGATCATCGACCACGACAGCGCCGCCAACTTCGTGCCCGTCAACACCGCCGACAACTGGCTGCACTTCTTCCTCGGGCTGGGCATGATCGCCCTGGGGACGCTCCTGACCCGCGGTCGCGGACACACGACGGGCCGGTAGGCGTACGGCACGTCCGCCCGTCCCGCGGGCCGCGGAGGCCCGGCGGGGGAGGCGTACGGGCGGCGGGGCGGCCCGGTCGAACCGGACCCCCGCCGGCCCCGCCGNNNNGGGGGCCGGGCCCCGGCCGACACGGCCCNGCTCNGGNNNGCNCCGCCCGTCCGGGCGGCCCCTCACACAATCCCATCAGACGTGTTGTTCCCCGAACGGCTCAATCGGCGAGGTCGTGACGCGCGTCGGTCCGCCCCGTTTGCCATGGTGCGATGGGGGTACCCAACCGCCCGCTCTCCGATCACCACCGACCGCCCGGATGGGGTATCGCATGGCCACGACCACCGAGCAGAACACCCTCGTGCCAGTGAAGAAGCGGGGGTGGGGCCGCATCGCGGTCGACTGGCTCACCACGACGGACCACAAGAAGATCGGGCACCTCTACCTGATCACGTCCTTCGTCTTCTTCCTGTTCGGCGGCCTGCTCGCCCTGATGATCCGTGCGGAACTGGCCCGCCCCGGCATCCAGCTGATCTCGAACGAGCAGTACAACCAGACCTTCACCCTGCACGGCACGGTCATGCTGCTGCTGTTCGCCACCCCGACGTTCACCGGGTTCGCCAACGCGATCATGCCGTTGCAGATCGGGGCCCCGGACGTGGCGTTCCCGCGGCTGAACATGTTCTCGTACTGGCTGTTCCTCTTCGGCAGCCTCATCGTCCTCGGCGGCCTGCTGACGACCCAGGGCACCGCGGACTTCGGCTGGACCGCCTACACCCCCCTCAGCGGCGGGGAGCGCACCCCCTACGTCGGCGGCGACATGTGGATCATGGGACTGGCGCTGACCGGCTTCGGCACGATCCTCGGCGCGGTCAACTTCATCGCCACCATCATCTGCATGCGCGCGCCCGGCATGACGATGTTCCGGATGCCGATCTTCACCTGGAACGTGCTGCTGACCTCCGTGCTGGTCCTGCTCGCCTTCCCGGTCCTCGCGGCCGCGCTGTTCGCCCTGGAGGCGGACCGGCGCTTCGGGGCCCAGGTGTTCGACCCGGAGACCGGCGGGGCGCTCCTGTGGCAGCACCTGTTCTGGTTCTTCGGGCACCCGGAGGTGTACATCCTGGCGCTGCCCTTCTTCGGGGTGGTCAGCGAGGTCATCCCGGTCTTCTCCCGCAAGCCGCTGTTCGGGTACATCGGGCTGGTGGCCGCCACGATCGCCATCACCGGCCTGTCGGTGACGGTGTGGGCGCACCACATGTTCGCCACCGGCGCGGTGCTGCTGCCGTTCTTCTCGTTCATGACCTTCCTGATCGCCGTGCCCACCGGGGTGAAGTTCTTCAACTGGATCGGCACGATGTGGAAGGGGTCGATCAGCTTCGAGACGCCGATGCTGTGGGCGGTCGGCTTCCTCGTCACCTTCCTCTTCGGCGGGTTGACCGGCGTCATCCTCGGCTCGCCGCCGCTGGACTGGCACGTCACCGACACGTACTTCGTGGTGGCGCACTTCCACTACGTCGTCTTCGGCACCGTGGTGTTCGCGATGTTCGCCGGGTTCCACTTCTGGTGGCCGAAGATGACCGGCACCATGCTCGACGAACGCCTCGGCAAGATCCACTTCTGGACCCTGTTCGTCGGGTTCCACCTGACGTTCCTGGTGCAGCACTGGCTCGGCGCCGAGGGCATGCCCCGCCGGTACGCCGACTACCTCGCGGCCGACGGGTTCACCGGCCTCAACATGCTCTCCTCGATCGGCGCGTTCCTGCTGGGCCTGTCCACCCTGCCGTTCCTCTACAACGTGTGGAAGACCGCCAAGGTCGGCAAGCGGATCGAGGTCGACGACCCGTGGGGCTACGGCCGGTCGCTGGAGTGGGCCACCTCCTGCCCGCCGCCGCGCCACAACTTCCTCACCCTGCCCCGGGTCCGCTCCGAGTCGCCCGCCTTCGACCTGCACCACCCCGAGATCACCGCCCTCAGGGCGCAGGAGACGGGCGGCCGCCGGGACGTCATCGAACCCGAGAAGGGGACGGCCGCCCGGCCGAGCGGCAAGGGGGAGGTGGAATGAGGACCACCTCGGCGACGAGCCGCGAGACCGCCGAGGGCATCAACCGCGTCGAGGGGTACCTCCTCGCCCAGGCGGAGCTGCTCGGGGCCCGCAGGGAGGGCGAGGCGTTCGCGCGCCGCATGCCCTGGCTGACCACCGCCCAGCACGAGGAGGTGGCCCGCCTCTACGCCGAGGACCGCATCGAACTGTCGAAGAAGGTCCTGCGGGCGATCGCCGGCCGCTGCGTCGAACTGCGCGGCGAGTACACCGCGCGCTACGTGCGGCTGCGGCAGCGCCTCCTGTGCGTGAGCGTCGCCTCGCTCCTCACCTCGGCGGCGCTGTGCGTCGCCGCCTGGCGCTTCGCCGGGTGACCCGGGGCCGCGCCCCGGAGCCCCCGCGGTCCCGCCCGCGACCCGGTCCGGCGGGCGCGGGNGGCCGCCACCGCCCGGTCGATTACCTCACGGGTAATCGACCGGG
It includes:
- the ctaD gene encoding cytochrome c oxidase subunit I, which gives rise to MATTTEQNTLVPVKKRGWGRIAVDWLTTTDHKKIGHLYLITSFVFFLFGGLLALMIRAELARPGIQLISNEQYNQTFTLHGTVMLLLFATPTFTGFANAIMPLQIGAPDVAFPRLNMFSYWLFLFGSLIVLGGLLTTQGTADFGWTAYTPLSGGERTPYVGGDMWIMGLALTGFGTILGAVNFIATIICMRAPGMTMFRMPIFTWNVLLTSVLVLLAFPVLAAALFALEADRRFGAQVFDPETGGALLWQHLFWFFGHPEVYILALPFFGVVSEVIPVFSRKPLFGYIGLVAATIAITGLSVTVWAHHMFATGAVLLPFFSFMTFLIAVPTGVKFFNWIGTMWKGSISFETPMLWAVGFLVTFLFGGLTGVILGSPPLDWHVTDTYFVVAHFHYVVFGTVVFAMFAGFHFWWPKMTGTMLDERLGKIHFWTLFVGFHLTFLVQHWLGAEGMPRRYADYLAADGFTGLNMLSSIGAFLLGLSTLPFLYNVWKTAKVGKRIEVDDPWGYGRSLEWATSCPPPRHNFLTLPRVRSESPAFDLHHPEITALRAQETGGRRDVIEPEKGTAARPSGKGEVE
- a CDS encoding LysR family transcriptional regulator — encoded protein: MIDPRRLRILRAAADHRTVTAAAAALYLTPSAVSQQLAALEQETGHTLLTRSGRGVRLTPAGEILLEHANEVLAQLERAEAELAAYADGTAGEVTVAAFATGIAEVLAPAIERLAERHPGIRLRVRDAEGDESLPLVLDGGADLALAVEYRGAPREGDRRLARVPLYAEPFDAVLHAGHPLAQEPEVALAALAGSDWIGQSPGNPCHDMVLLACELAGFEPRLVHVSDDFRAVVALAGAGAGVALVPRSALRGIELKGVVVRPVAGPAAFRRVFAAVRRGAEEHPLIRPVLDALVRAAADLPAAGAP
- a CDS encoding glycine C-acetyltransferase; the encoded protein is MFVSVRDELRAALDEIRDAGLYKPERVIGTPQSASVAVTAGGAPGDVLNFCANNYLGLADHPEVVAAAKDALDRWGYGMASVRFICGTQEIHKELERRLSAFLGQEDTILYSSCFDANGGVFETLLGAEDAVISDALNHASIIDGIRLSKAARYRYANRDMAELETRLKEASGARRRLIVTDGVFSMDGYVAPLREICDLADRYDAMVMVDDSHAVGFVGAGGRGTPELHGVADRVDIVTGTLGKALGGASGGYVAARAEIVELLRQRSRPYLFSNSLAPVIAAASLKVLDLLESAGDLRERLDANTKLFRTRMAEEGFEILPGDHAIAPVMIGDAAKAARMAELLLERGVYVIGFSYPVVPMGQARIRVQLSAAHSTADVERAVAAFVDARAAMGA
- a CDS encoding GNAT family N-acetyltransferase — its product is MPTSPHLREITPENFETAIGLRVRSDQEHLVAPVVRSLAEAYVHPGVAWPRLVCDGDEAVGFLMAFFDIDWTGGGTDLRSGLWRLTIADGRQGRGYGRFAVEAVAAEIRARGGTRLTTTWHPGPDGPEGFYRALGFRPTGEVSGGQTVGALELA
- the tdh gene encoding L-threonine 3-dehydrogenase — its product is MKALVKQKAEPGLWLMDVPEPETGPGDVLIRVLRTGICGTDLHIRAWDGWAQQAVSTPLVLGHEFVGEVAAVGSDVRDIAVGDLVSGEGHLVCGRCRNCLAGRRHLCRATVGLGVGRNGAFAEYVALPASNVWVHRTEVDLDIAAIFDPFGNAVHTALSFPLVGEDVLITGAGPIGIMAAAVARHAGARNVVITDVSEPRLELARKVGATLAVNVARTSVADAQKQLGLREGFDVGLEMSGRPEAMREMVANMTHGGRIAMLGLPAEEFPVDWSRIVTSMITVKGIYGREMFETWYAMTVLLEGGLDLSPVVTGTYAYKDFDAAFDEASTARSGKIILNWDA
- a CDS encoding DUF4383 domain-containing protein — translated: MTTHPRTTAARTPVQKAALLVGSVFLLVGILGFIPGITTDYDTMKFAEHHSEAKLLGLFQVSILHNIVHLLFGIAGIAMARSASTARNFLIGGGIVYLLLWLYGLIIDHDSAANFVPVNTADNWLHFFLGLGMIALGTLLTRGRGHTTGR
- a CDS encoding phage holin family protein, whose product is MGVGRWRSAGRAALRVAVVWAASTLTLLVLAGVLPDLRLQSGDGDSATRTAVTAVWGAGAFGLLGALVWPLVVRALLLVPALVLGVLVFFLNGSLLLVALWLVPGGRGEAEPENAVAVAAVMSAVASATSTALAVRDDDAYGRRLYRLAGRRRTAPDPGAAPGTVFLQLDGVGHRVLRDALDAGLMPTLAAWEATTHRLAPWRTGWSSQTGASQLALLHGTDHDVPAFRWYEKDTGRLMVCNRPATAAELQRRAAARTGDPGLLARDGASRGNLFGGGADQLALVLSVSGRRGPGIRSRAGYVAYFRDPANATRTAVSFVAEVFREAGEALAARLRGDRPRVPRGGPYPFVRAFAAVVERDVVVAAVMGDVLAGRSAVYADLVAYDEVAHHSGPYGQEAARVLTRLDRCVGLIAKAAGHAPRPYRIVVLSDHGQSFGETFESAYGLTLRDLVRVGCGLPVSRRARRVAGGAEARGALRGALHRPVEEDRAGERPARGAEPLVLASGNLGLVYFPDVPHRMSRQEIDRRHSGLLPALAGHPGVGFVLVRCERHGSVVLAADGSETPVADLADGVGPLAAFGPGAARAIRRADGFPHVADIMVNSAYDPRTDRVHAFEDQVGSHGGLGGDQGEAFLLWPRELSAPVAAGETLVGAEALHRVLRRWLEEGRTPGGRAGT